A single region of the Halorussus gelatinilyticus genome encodes:
- a CDS encoding alpha/beta hydrolase, whose product MNSEDLPIPGARDVRATLDTPDDDPDAPESADPEAVVVACPPHPQHRGHRGDKRLVAVSEALNEAGIACLRFDYGDWDEGYGEREDARNALRWARERYDRVGIFGFSFGGAIATLAAATTDPQPDAVALLAPASRLADDLDAAEALADVTGPLLVVYGTRDDTADWKPLVQRAEASGRETVEMSADHFFVGQHGKVADAVGEFLIREL is encoded by the coding sequence ATGAACTCCGAGGACCTACCGATTCCCGGCGCGCGAGACGTGCGCGCCACCCTCGACACGCCCGACGACGACCCGGACGCCCCCGAGTCCGCCGACCCCGAAGCAGTCGTCGTCGCCTGTCCGCCCCATCCCCAGCACCGCGGGCACCGCGGCGACAAGCGCCTCGTCGCCGTCAGCGAGGCCCTCAATGAGGCCGGAATCGCCTGCCTGCGGTTCGACTACGGCGACTGGGACGAGGGGTACGGCGAGCGCGAGGACGCCCGAAACGCCCTCCGGTGGGCGCGCGAACGCTACGACCGCGTCGGCATATTCGGGTTCAGTTTCGGCGGTGCCATCGCAACGCTCGCGGCCGCGACGACCGACCCGCAGCCCGACGCCGTGGCACTGCTCGCGCCCGCCTCACGGCTGGCCGACGACTTGGACGCCGCCGAGGCGCTGGCGGACGTGACGGGGCCGCTACTGGTCGTCTACGGGACGCGCGACGACACGGCCGACTGGAAGCCGCTGGTCCAGCGGGCGGAAGCGTCGGGCCGCGAGACGGTCGAGATGAGCGCCGACCACTTCTTCGTCGGCCAGCACGGGAAGGTGGCCGACGCAGTGGGCGAGTTCCTGATTCGGGAACTCTGA
- a CDS encoding PspA/IM30 family protein produces MGVLSRLSYVVRSKINAALNRAEDPSETLDYSYEQMRDELQEVKQGIADLTTQKKRLEMQKRRLEENVEKHNEQAREAVNQDREDLARRALEKKKQKMNQIEDLEGQIASLQDTQDNLVEKKDQLQNRIEEFRTKKESMKARYEAAEAQTRVSEAMTGAGDEMEDVGRAIERAEERTEDMEARSEAMDELQDSGVFEDALSDKDSLDRELEEVRTSGEVDAELETLKTEMGKGSSDSGESEADSAELDAELETEVESESADEDIEAELEELKDDDESS; encoded by the coding sequence ATGGGAGTGCTTTCACGCCTGTCGTACGTCGTCCGGTCGAAGATCAACGCCGCGCTCAATCGGGCCGAAGACCCCTCGGAGACGCTCGATTACTCCTACGAGCAGATGCGCGACGAGTTGCAGGAGGTCAAGCAGGGTATCGCGGACCTCACCACCCAGAAGAAGCGACTCGAGATGCAGAAGCGCCGCCTCGAAGAGAACGTCGAGAAACACAACGAGCAGGCCCGTGAGGCCGTGAATCAGGACCGCGAGGACCTCGCCCGACGCGCGCTGGAGAAGAAGAAACAGAAGATGAACCAGATCGAGGACCTGGAGGGCCAGATAGCCAGTCTCCAGGACACGCAGGACAACCTCGTCGAGAAGAAAGACCAACTCCAGAACCGCATCGAGGAGTTCCGGACCAAGAAGGAGAGCATGAAGGCGCGCTACGAGGCCGCCGAGGCCCAGACGCGCGTCTCGGAGGCCATGACGGGGGCCGGCGACGAGATGGAGGACGTGGGTCGCGCCATCGAGCGCGCCGAGGAGCGCACCGAGGACATGGAGGCCCGCTCGGAGGCGATGGACGAACTGCAGGACTCGGGCGTCTTCGAGGACGCGCTCTCGGACAAGGACAGCCTCGACCGCGAACTCGAAGAGGTCCGGACCTCCGGCGAGGTGGACGCCGAGTTGGAGACCCTCAAGACCGAGATGGGCAAGGGGTCCAGCGACTCCGGCGAGTCGGAGGCCGACTCCGCGGAACTCGACGCAGAACTCGAAACCGAAGTCGAGAGCGAGAGCGCGGACGAGGACATCGAGGCCGAGTTAGAGGAACTGAAAGACGACGACGAGAGCAGTTAA
- a CDS encoding desampylase — MPTLRIPETVRDELLAHAREGAPEEICGVLAGERDEETHRVETRHPAENVAGTPETRYEIDAREQLDLMERIEDADREVVGFYHSHPRGPAEPSATDAELATWPGRSYLILSLAGGAPRLTSWRWTGDEFVAEDVRVVADR; from the coding sequence GTGCCGACGCTCCGAATCCCCGAGACGGTCCGCGACGAACTCCTCGCTCACGCACGCGAGGGCGCACCCGAGGAAATCTGTGGCGTCCTCGCGGGAGAGCGCGACGAGGAAACTCATCGCGTCGAGACCCGTCATCCCGCCGAGAACGTCGCCGGGACCCCCGAAACCCGGTACGAAATCGACGCGCGCGAGCAACTCGACCTGATGGAGCGCATCGAGGACGCCGACCGCGAAGTCGTGGGGTTCTACCACTCCCATCCCCGCGGTCCGGCCGAACCGAGCGCGACCGACGCCGAACTGGCGACGTGGCCGGGTCGGTCCTATCTCATTCTCTCTTTAGCTGGTGGCGCTCCTCGGCTCACGTCGTGGCGGTGGACCGGCGACGAGTTCGTCGCGGAGGACGTGCGAGTCGTCGCCGACCGGTAG
- a CDS encoding zinc-binding dehydrogenase — protein sequence MKAVQFSDHGDRSVIDYGEFPDPTPDRDEVLVDVKAGALNHLDVWTRKGLPGVELEMPHVPGSDGAGVVLEVGEDVTRFEPGDRVAVSAGVYCGKCEYCRHGEYSMCVNYHIIGEHVRGVHSERAAVPEDNLVEVPSGVEWETAAAAPLVFQTAWRMLLTRGNVSPGEDVLVLGASGGVGHAAVQIADYAGANVYATASSEEKLEYAEEVGADYTIDYEAEDFASRIRDLTGKRGVDVVVDHVGAATWRDSLASLAKGGRVLTCGATTGGTPETDINRIFWNQLKVIGSTMANPGEVDDVLELVWDGTFEPRIRETLPMSETARAHEMLEEREGFGKVVVVPDSEYDG from the coding sequence ATGAAGGCCGTCCAGTTCAGCGACCACGGGGACCGGAGCGTCATCGACTACGGCGAGTTCCCTGACCCGACGCCGGACCGCGACGAGGTACTGGTGGACGTGAAGGCGGGCGCGCTCAACCACCTCGACGTGTGGACGCGCAAGGGCCTGCCGGGAGTAGAGTTAGAGATGCCACACGTGCCGGGGAGCGACGGCGCGGGCGTCGTCCTCGAAGTCGGCGAGGACGTGACCCGGTTCGAGCCGGGCGACCGCGTGGCCGTCTCGGCGGGCGTTTACTGCGGCAAGTGCGAGTACTGCCGCCACGGGGAGTACTCGATGTGCGTCAACTACCACATCATCGGCGAACACGTCCGGGGCGTCCACAGCGAGCGCGCCGCGGTGCCCGAGGACAACCTCGTCGAGGTCCCCTCGGGCGTCGAGTGGGAGACCGCCGCGGCCGCGCCGCTGGTGTTCCAGACCGCGTGGCGGATGCTCCTGACGCGGGGGAACGTCTCGCCCGGCGAGGACGTGTTGGTTCTCGGAGCCTCGGGCGGCGTCGGTCACGCCGCGGTGCAAATCGCCGACTACGCCGGCGCAAACGTCTACGCGACCGCCTCTTCCGAGGAGAAGTTGGAGTACGCCGAGGAGGTCGGGGCCGACTACACCATCGACTACGAGGCCGAGGACTTCGCGTCCCGGATTCGAGACCTGACCGGCAAGCGCGGCGTGGACGTGGTGGTTGACCACGTCGGCGCGGCGACGTGGCGCGACTCGCTGGCGAGTCTGGCCAAGGGCGGCCGGGTCCTGACCTGCGGCGCGACCACGGGCGGCACCCCCGAGACGGACATCAATCGCATCTTCTGGAACCAGTTGAAAGTCATCGGCTCCACGATGGCGAACCCCGGCGAGGTGGACGACGTGCTGGAACTGGTCTGGGACGGCACCTTCGAGCCGCGCATCCGGGAGACCCTGCCGATGAGCGAGACGGCGCGCGCCCACGAGATGCTCGAAGAGCGCGAGGGCTTCGGGAAGGTCGTGGTCGTGCCCGACAGCGAGTACGACGGATGA
- a CDS encoding MogA/MoaB family molybdenum cofactor biosynthesis protein: MVDFQSRDTRRHDDEDDDESHADRTSEDATPTDETGHDDSRDEHGHDSHDHHAHDVESLGAAVVTVSSSRSLSNDPSGDAIVAGLEDAGHKVVSRDLIGDDYDGVQGSVDALVGRDDVDAVVTTGGTGVTPDDVTIEAVEPLFDKKLPGFGELFRLLSHEDIGTKVVGTRATAGVVDGAVVFCLPGSEDAAELGVERIIVEEAGHLAGLAGREE; this comes from the coding sequence ATGGTCGATTTCCAGTCACGCGACACGCGGCGACACGACGACGAGGACGACGACGAGAGCCACGCCGACCGGACGAGCGAGGACGCGACGCCGACGGACGAGACGGGTCACGACGACTCCCGCGACGAGCACGGCCACGACTCTCACGACCACCACGCTCACGACGTGGAGTCGCTCGGCGCGGCGGTCGTGACGGTCTCGTCCTCTCGGAGCCTCTCGAACGACCCGTCGGGCGACGCCATCGTCGCGGGCCTCGAAGACGCGGGCCACAAGGTCGTGAGCCGCGACCTCATCGGCGACGACTACGACGGCGTGCAGGGGTCGGTGGACGCGCTGGTCGGCCGCGACGACGTGGACGCGGTGGTGACGACCGGCGGGACCGGCGTGACGCCCGACGACGTGACAATCGAGGCGGTCGAACCGCTCTTCGACAAGAAACTGCCGGGCTTCGGCGAACTGTTCCGCCTGCTCTCCCACGAGGACATCGGGACCAAGGTCGTCGGCACGCGCGCGACGGCGGGCGTCGTGGACGGCGCGGTCGTCTTCTGCCTGCCGGGGAGCGAGGACGCCGCAGAGCTTGGGGTGGAGCGGATTATCGTCGAGGAAGCGGGGCACCTCGCGGGACTGGCGGGGCGCGAGGAGTAG
- a CDS encoding NUDIX hydrolase produces MSADDTAADASTPTPEDRHANARQHVVAVDADDNPEETVNRLDAHTGDGIRHRAFTSLVFDGDGNILLAQRAPDKRLWGTWWDGTVASHPIEGQTQEEATRQRLDDELGISPDQYDDLRVTDRFEYKRYFENAGVEHEVCAVLKLTLDDLSLDPNEEEVAGLMWVPYERLHEHPEWYRQLRLCPWFEIAMRRDFE; encoded by the coding sequence ATGAGCGCCGACGACACGGCGGCTGACGCCAGCACGCCGACCCCAGAAGACCGTCATGCAAACGCACGCCAGCACGTCGTCGCAGTCGATGCCGACGACAATCCCGAGGAGACCGTCAACCGCCTCGACGCCCACACCGGCGACGGCATCCGCCACCGGGCGTTCACGTCGCTCGTGTTCGACGGCGACGGCAACATCCTGCTCGCCCAGCGCGCGCCGGACAAGCGCCTCTGGGGGACGTGGTGGGACGGCACCGTGGCCTCCCACCCTATCGAAGGCCAGACGCAGGAGGAAGCCACGCGCCAGCGGTTGGACGACGAACTGGGCATCTCGCCCGACCAGTACGACGACCTGCGCGTGACCGACCGCTTCGAGTACAAGCGATACTTCGAGAACGCGGGCGTCGAACACGAGGTGTGTGCCGTGCTGAAGCTGACGCTGGACGACCTGTCGCTCGACCCGAACGAGGAGGAGGTCGCGGGCCTGATGTGGGTGCCCTACGAGCGCCTGCACGAGCATCCCGAGTGGTATCGGCAGTTGCGCCTCTGCCCGTGGTTCGAGATCGCGATGCGCCGCGACTTCGAGTAA
- the carB gene encoding carbamoyl-phosphate synthase large subunit — MTDDTAGDGRTILLIGSGPIQIGQAAEFDYSGAQACRALQEEGARVVLVNSNPATIMTDPEMADEVYIEPITTEAIAEIIRKENPDGVIAGLGGQTGLNVTAELSEEGVLEEYDVDIMGTPLDTIYATEDRDLFRQRMRELGQPVARSTTITLDDDEEVSAITEEDLEERVEAAVEEVGGLPVIARTTYTLGGSGSGVVEDMDELLVRVRKGLRLSRNGEVLITESISGWVELEYEVMRDAGDSCIIICNMENIDPMGIHTGESTVVTPSQVIPDDGHQEMRDAALEVIRDLGIQGGCNIQFAWRDDGTPGGEYRVVEVNPRVSRSSALASKATGYPIARVTAKVALGKRLHEIENEITGQTTAAFEPAIDYVVTKVPRWPKDKFDDVDFELGTAMKSTGEAMAIGRTFEESLLKALRSSEYDPDVDWAAVDDDTLETDYLQSPTPDRPYAMFEAFDRGYTVEEVVELTDIEEWYVERFGNVADAAVAAQDGDFEAAAERGFTDHEITAIAGGEFDDTHASWIPDESAGGTASADAADAPKKSTDGAGVAIEDVESSAPDRDFKQVDTCAGEFAASTPYYYSSRRPGAGLGRDEVQVDRDVESVVVVGGGPIRIGQGVEFDYCSVHAVRALREQGIEAHVVNNNPETVSTDYDTSDGLFFEPITAEEVADVIETTNADGVMVQFGGQTSVDIGEPLEAELERRGLDCEILGTAVEAMDLAEDRDRFNRLMDEMGISQPEGGSATSEAEALDLAHDIGYPVLVRPSYVLGGRAMDVVYDDEELKEYIEEAVRVSPDKPILVDEFLADAVELDVDAVSDGEDVLIGGIMEHVESAGVHSGDSACMIPTRALDDDTLARVREVVEDIAVGLDTVGLLNVQLAVQDGEVYVLEANPRSSRTVPFVSKATGVPIAKLAAKVMAGESLADLDADEQVPEQVSVKEVVLPFDRLPGSDPRLGPEMKSTGEVMGTADTFGKAYDKAQDSTGKPIPDAGTALVDLTDDFGEYFSTAEFADYFEVVTPDEFETDDEAGDEEWADHAERAVLEGDIDVIVSRNRDLLETAVEEEITYFSTEASAAAALEALDTRDQPLDVEPVGDRAKRTREWGE, encoded by the coding sequence ATGACCGACGACACCGCAGGCGACGGACGGACCATCCTGCTCATCGGTAGCGGACCGATACAGATCGGACAGGCCGCAGAGTTCGACTACTCCGGCGCGCAGGCCTGCCGCGCGCTACAGGAGGAGGGCGCGCGAGTCGTGCTGGTCAACTCCAACCCCGCGACCATCATGACCGACCCGGAGATGGCCGACGAGGTGTACATCGAACCCATCACGACCGAGGCCATCGCCGAAATCATCCGGAAGGAGAACCCGGACGGCGTCATCGCGGGCCTCGGGGGCCAGACCGGGCTGAACGTCACGGCGGAACTCTCCGAGGAGGGCGTCCTCGAAGAGTACGACGTGGACATCATGGGCACGCCGCTGGACACCATCTACGCGACCGAGGACCGGGACCTCTTCCGCCAGCGGATGCGCGAGTTGGGCCAACCCGTCGCGCGCTCGACCACCATCACGCTGGACGACGACGAGGAAGTCTCGGCCATCACCGAGGAGGACCTCGAAGAGCGCGTCGAGGCCGCGGTCGAAGAGGTCGGCGGTCTCCCCGTCATCGCCCGCACCACCTACACCCTCGGCGGGTCGGGGTCGGGCGTGGTCGAAGACATGGACGAACTCCTCGTTCGCGTCCGGAAGGGCCTGCGCCTCTCGCGCAACGGCGAGGTCCTCATCACCGAATCCATCTCCGGGTGGGTCGAACTGGAGTACGAGGTCATGCGCGACGCCGGGGACTCCTGCATCATCATCTGCAACATGGAGAACATCGACCCGATGGGCATCCACACCGGCGAATCGACGGTCGTGACGCCCTCGCAGGTCATCCCCGACGACGGCCACCAGGAGATGCGCGACGCCGCGCTCGAAGTCATCCGCGACCTCGGAATTCAGGGCGGCTGTAACATCCAGTTCGCGTGGCGCGACGACGGCACTCCCGGCGGCGAGTACCGCGTCGTGGAGGTCAACCCCCGCGTCTCGCGCTCCTCGGCGCTCGCCTCGAAGGCGACGGGCTACCCCATCGCCCGCGTGACCGCGAAGGTCGCGCTGGGCAAGCGCCTCCACGAGATAGAGAACGAGATTACGGGTCAGACCACCGCGGCCTTCGAGCCGGCCATCGACTACGTGGTCACGAAGGTCCCGCGCTGGCCCAAGGACAAGTTCGACGACGTGGACTTCGAGTTGGGCACCGCGATGAAATCGACCGGCGAGGCGATGGCCATCGGCCGGACCTTCGAGGAGAGCCTGCTGAAGGCGCTTCGCTCCTCGGAGTACGACCCCGACGTGGACTGGGCCGCGGTCGACGACGACACGCTCGAAACCGACTACCTCCAATCGCCGACGCCCGACCGCCCCTACGCGATGTTCGAGGCGTTCGACCGCGGCTACACCGTCGAGGAGGTCGTGGAACTGACCGACATCGAAGAGTGGTACGTCGAGCGGTTCGGGAACGTCGCCGACGCCGCGGTCGCCGCGCAGGACGGCGACTTCGAGGCCGCCGCCGAGCGCGGCTTCACCGACCACGAAATCACCGCCATCGCGGGCGGCGAGTTCGACGACACCCACGCCTCGTGGATTCCCGACGAGAGCGCGGGCGGCACGGCGTCGGCCGACGCGGCCGACGCCCCGAAAAAATCGACCGACGGCGCGGGCGTCGCAATCGAGGACGTGGAGTCGAGCGCGCCCGACCGCGATTTCAAGCAGGTGGACACCTGCGCCGGCGAGTTCGCGGCCTCGACGCCGTACTACTACTCCTCGCGGCGGCCCGGCGCGGGACTCGGCCGCGACGAGGTGCAAGTAGACCGCGACGTGGAGAGCGTCGTCGTGGTCGGCGGCGGCCCCATCCGCATCGGGCAGGGCGTCGAGTTCGACTACTGCTCGGTCCACGCGGTCCGTGCGCTCCGCGAGCAGGGCATCGAGGCCCACGTCGTGAACAACAACCCCGAGACGGTCTCGACCGACTACGACACCTCCGACGGCCTGTTCTTCGAGCCGATTACCGCCGAGGAGGTCGCGGACGTCATCGAGACGACGAACGCCGACGGCGTGATGGTCCAGTTCGGCGGCCAGACCTCCGTGGACATCGGCGAACCGCTCGAAGCCGAACTCGAGCGCCGCGGACTCGACTGCGAGATTCTGGGCACCGCGGTCGAGGCGATGGACCTCGCGGAGGACCGCGACCGGTTCAACCGCCTGATGGACGAGATGGGCATCAGCCAACCCGAAGGCGGCTCCGCGACCAGCGAGGCCGAGGCGCTCGACCTCGCCCACGACATCGGCTACCCGGTCCTCGTCCGGCCGTCCTACGTCCTCGGCGGGCGCGCGATGGACGTGGTGTACGACGACGAGGAACTGAAGGAGTACATCGAGGAGGCGGTCCGCGTCTCGCCCGACAAGCCGATTCTCGTGGACGAGTTCCTCGCCGACGCGGTGGAACTCGACGTGGACGCCGTGTCGGACGGTGAAGACGTGCTGATCGGTGGAATCATGGAACACGTCGAGTCGGCGGGCGTCCACTCCGGGGACTCCGCCTGCATGATTCCGACCCGCGCGCTCGACGACGACACCCTCGCCAGAGTCCGCGAGGTCGTCGAAGACATCGCGGTCGGCCTCGACACGGTGGGGCTGCTGAACGTCCAGTTGGCGGTGCAGGACGGCGAAGTGTACGTCCTCGAAGCCAACCCGCGCTCCTCGCGCACCGTCCCCTTCGTCTCGAAGGCGACCGGCGTCCCCATCGCCAAACTCGCCGCGAAGGTGATGGCCGGCGAGTCGCTGGCCGACCTGGACGCCGACGAGCAGGTGCCCGAGCAGGTCAGCGTCAAGGAGGTCGTCCTCCCGTTCGACCGCCTGCCGGGGAGCGACCCGCGCCTCGGCCCGGAGATGAAATCGACCGGCGAGGTCATGGGCACCGCCGACACCTTCGGGAAGGCCTACGACAAGGCCCAGGACTCGACCGGCAAGCCGATTCCCGACGCGGGCACCGCCCTGGTGGACCTCACCGACGACTTCGGCGAGTACTTCAGCACCGCGGAGTTCGCCGACTACTTCGAGGTCGTCACGCCCGACGAGTTCGAGACGGACGACGAGGCCGGGGACGAGGAATGGGCCGACCACGCGGAGCGGGCGGTCTTAGAGGGCGACATCGACGTCATCGTCTCGCGCAACCGCGACCTGCTGGAGACCGCGGTCGAGGAGGAGATAACCTACTTCTCGACCGAGGCGAGCGCCGCGGCCGCGCTGGAGGCACTCGACACGAGAGACCAACCCCTCGACGTGGAACCGGTCGGCGACCGGGCCAAGCGTACCCGCGAGTGGGGCGAGTAG